AGGGTCCCGACATAGTCCTTAAAATCGGATTCTCTGAGAATGACAAGCCGGTCCGTACGTATGACAGAGGGTTTTCTTAGCCCTGCCTTTTCCCAGTCCTTTATCACGTATCCTTCCCTTTCGGTCTTTGAGGTGAGTTGCAGAATAGAATATGAAACGGAATCGACAACAATCACCGGCCGGGGTTTGCTTTGGGTGCCCTCCTCGAACCATACGTCAGCGGACCAAATCTGAAGATTCTCAATAATCATCTTCGTCCTCGTCTGCCGGAAGAATCAGGTGACCCTGTTCGTCATGATAGCCTACTACCGGGACTCCTGCAAGGAGGGTCATAATCTCTGCTGCCGCTTCGTCACGTTGCTGTTTCGATGCGATTTTCTCTCCGCTTGCTAAAACTTCCATATTACTCCCTCCGTTGTGTTATATGCGAAACCGATTTATATACTATACCGAGAGGTCTGAGCGAACCATTCTACATAATCAAGAATGGGTACGGTTCCAGGGCACTCATAAAATCGAGACCTACAACCGCATGAAAGAGATTCTGCTGACCATTAACAAGACGATGCGTTTCAGAGGTCTGAGACCGATGCACTGATGATTTTTCGGAAGATATATGTATCCAACTAAAATTGAACGGCGAACATAACGCCGCAAATCAACAAAAATCAGAGGATGGCCTGACGGCCATCCTCCTCAGAAGATCCTGTTGAACTTCGAAATAACATCTCTGGGATATTTGCCGAAGATGTTTACCTTGGGGTTCTTGCTCTCGAGGTCGTAGATCACGTCAGGGAACTTCTCGCAGCTGTCGAGGGTGTTCCTGAGGGATTTGGAGACCGATTCCCCGGTAACCCTCTTGATGGGGACGACTTCCAGACCTGCGTTCCTGAAGTCGCGGGGAAGGTCTTTATCGGCTCCGATCTCCAGGACGCACCTGATCTCGGGATTGGTCTTCATGATCTCCATCAGCACGTAGGAGAGGTGTTCGGCGGCTCCGTACTTCACGGGTCCGCCCTTCTTCACATTGCCGTTGTGGACGGTCATGCGTTTCTCTACAGCACCGATCTCCTCCGGGCCCCTGGCGTTCTTCTTGGCGAAGGCGAGGTTCATACCCGCTTTCGGAACAAGTTCCAGGGGGACGGTGGCTGCCAATTCATCAACAGCAGCGTCGAGCTCGCGTATGATGTCCACCTTGGCGGAATCCTCCTTCTTGGTGAGCCTGACGTTGGGGTTGACGGTGGGTACCCCCTGCCCGATCCTGTACTGGGTCTCGATGGACTTCTGGATCATCTTCCTCGATTCGTTCACCGAGGTGACGAGATCCAAGCCGTTGGCCATGTTCGCCGTTATGAAGGCGGACAGGGTGCATCCGGAACCGTGGCCCGCCTCCACGGGCAGGCGGGGGTTCACTATGGGGGTTATGTCAGCCGAAAGGTAGAGATAGTCGGTGACCTGGTCGCCGGCTATGTGCCCTCCTTTCAGCAGCACGGAGCAGCCCTCCTTGCCGAGGATCTCGCAGGCATAGGCTGCGTCGTCCTCGTTCCTGATCTTCAGGCCGGTGAGCTTCTCCGCTTCGTGTTTGTTGGGAGTCACGAGCTCGCATACGGGAATGAGTTTCTCCTTCAGCGCACGTACGAACGTGTTGTCGTAGAGCCTGTCGCCGACGGTGGCGACCATGACAGGATCGACGATGAGGGGAACGTCGTGTTCCTCCAGGGCGTCGGCTACGACGCCGACGATCTCGGCGCTGTATAGCATACCGGTTTTGACTGCTTTTACATCACAGTCTTTGAGTACGGCATCCAATTGTGCCTGTACCGAATCCGCCGGCATAGGATAGATATCGCTGACGCTGCAGGTGTTCTGCGCGGTGACAGCGGTGATGACGGTGGCCGCGTGGACTCCCAGTGCGTTCATGGCCTTGATATCCGCCTGGATACCTGCGCCTCCGCACGAGTCCGAACCGGCCACGGTAAGAGCGGTTCTCATCGGAGGCGGTTATGTTGCCCACCTATATAATCGAAAGAGGAGGACCGACTAACAGTATCTATTTAATCGATGTCGGATATCCAGAAACGATGGCAAAATCCAGCGTTCATTTCATTCTCAAAGGCCGGAGCGACTACAAGGATCTGGCCCCCGTGTTCAAGGACATCATGCAGAACGTCCTGGAGAATGCAGACCAGGTCCCCGAGGAAGAGGAGTTCACCATGATCCTCCATCTGAATCTGGACGATCTGGAGCAGAACCGTAAGCCCGAGGGATACATCCGCAAGGCGAGGGTCAGGATTGTGTTCCCCCTGGACAGGAAGGAGTTCTACGTCCAGAGCTACAGTCCCAAGGTGGTCAATCTCTCGAAGATCAGGGAGGATGTCTCTGCCATTCTGAATAACGGCGGGATTTCTTTTGATGTCACCGAGGACGATGACATCAAGTTCGATCTGAAGAACTGATAAAACTACAATTGCGGCGGAAGCCGCATCTTTCTCACATAAATTATTAAAAAACAAAGGTCCGTAGGTGAGGGTCCCATCCCCTCTGACCTACGGCCGATGCGAACAGAAAACTGGATTGGATGTGGAGGATGTGTTTCCTGCTTGCAATTTTAGATATGCGTTCATGGTTTATAAATGTTTGCTAATAGTATTTTAGCAAATAAATTCGGAGGTATTTCGAGACAGACCCAGCATTGGATTTTGATTGGGTATGAGAGCTACAAAAACCAATGAGATCTCGAAGAAAAATCGAGGCTGTCCGGCGGTAATGGGCGCGTGCTAGATTCGGGAAACCGATGTGATGCGGAACTTCGTTCGCATCACCTGCATTCGGTTCGGAGAACGGGTTAGAGAAGATTGTCTACATGTAGTCGAGACATTGCTTAAATACGGAGAAAACAAGGTGCGCGTAAGAAGAATCCGTTCTTATGGGTTCGACTTAGGGACATACATCGGGCACGGGAGACCCTCCTCCGGGAGGTGGCTGCCCGATGATGATCCTGTATTTTCGGCAATGAGTTCAATCACTTCGAATCTGTTTGGGAATCTATCGTTCAACATCGGGGTGTCCGAGGTTAACTTCTAAACCGTTTGTAGATGGCTAATCTCAATTATTATGAT
The sequence above is a segment of the methanogenic archaeon ISO4-H5 genome. Coding sequences within it:
- a CDS encoding phosphomethylpyrimidine kinase ThiD1; the protein is MRTALTVAGSDSCGGAGIQADIKAMNALGVHAATVITAVTAQNTCSVSDIYPMPADSVQAQLDAVLKDCDVKAVKTGMLYSAEIVGVVADALEEHDVPLIVDPVMVATVGDRLYDNTFVRALKEKLIPVCELVTPNKHEAEKLTGLKIRNEDDAAYACEILGKEGCSVLLKGGHIAGDQVTDYLYLSADITPIVNPRLPVEAGHGSGCTLSAFITANMANGLDLVTSVNESRKMIQKSIETQYRIGQGVPTVNPNVRLTKKEDSAKVDIIRELDAAVDELAATVPLELVPKAGMNLAFAKKNARGPEEIGAVEKRMTVHNGNVKKGGPVKYGAAEHLSYVLMEIMKTNPEIRCVLEIGADKDLPRDFRNAGLEVVPIKRVTGESVSKSLRNTLDSCEKFPDVIYDLESKNPKVNIFGKYPRDVISKFNRIF